One Streptomyces sp. NBC_00554 DNA segment encodes these proteins:
- the frc gene encoding formyl-CoA transferase — protein MTKALEGVRVLDMTHVQSGPSATQILAWLGADVVKVEAPTGDITRKQLRDIPDVDSLYFTMLNSNKRSITLNTKTERGKEILTELIRGSDVMVENFGPGAIDRMGFTWDRIREINPRIVYASIKGFGEGPYTNYKAYEVVAQAMGGSMATTGFEDGPPLATGAQIGDSGTGMHAVAGILAALFQRTHTGRGQRVNVAMQHAVLNLCRVKLRDQQRLAHGPLAEFPNEDFGDEVPRSGNASGGGQPGWAVRCAPGGPNDYVYVIVQPVGWKPISELIGRPELAEDPEWATPEIRLPKLGKMFQLIEEWTSTLSKMEVLEALNAHHIPCGPVLSTKEIIEDASLAANEIVVEVEHPERGTYVTVGNPLKLSDSPVKVERSPLLGEHNEEIYLRELGLSRDELPLLKAQGVI, from the coding sequence ATGACGAAGGCTCTCGAGGGCGTGCGCGTCCTGGATATGACGCACGTTCAGTCCGGCCCGTCCGCAACGCAGATCCTCGCGTGGCTCGGTGCGGATGTGGTCAAGGTCGAGGCGCCGACCGGTGACATCACGCGCAAGCAGCTGCGCGACATCCCGGACGTGGACAGCCTCTACTTCACGATGCTCAACAGCAACAAGCGCAGCATCACCCTCAACACCAAGACCGAGCGCGGCAAAGAGATCCTCACGGAGCTGATCCGGGGCTCCGACGTCATGGTCGAGAACTTCGGACCCGGCGCCATCGACCGCATGGGCTTCACCTGGGACCGCATCCGCGAGATCAACCCCCGCATCGTGTACGCCTCCATCAAGGGCTTCGGCGAAGGCCCGTACACCAACTACAAGGCGTACGAGGTCGTCGCCCAGGCCATGGGCGGGTCGATGGCGACCACCGGCTTCGAGGACGGCCCGCCGCTCGCGACGGGCGCGCAGATCGGCGACTCCGGCACCGGTATGCACGCCGTGGCGGGGATCCTCGCCGCTCTCTTCCAGCGCACCCACACCGGTCGCGGCCAGCGGGTCAACGTCGCGATGCAGCACGCCGTGCTCAACCTCTGCCGGGTGAAACTGCGCGATCAGCAGCGGCTCGCGCACGGCCCGCTCGCGGAGTTCCCGAACGAGGACTTCGGCGACGAGGTGCCGCGCTCGGGCAACGCGAGCGGCGGCGGGCAGCCGGGCTGGGCGGTCAGGTGCGCGCCGGGCGGCCCGAACGACTACGTGTACGTGATCGTCCAGCCCGTCGGCTGGAAGCCGATCAGCGAACTCATCGGCCGGCCCGAGCTGGCCGAGGACCCCGAGTGGGCCACCCCCGAGATCAGGCTGCCCAAGCTCGGGAAGATGTTCCAGCTCATCGAGGAATGGACCAGCACCCTCTCCAAGATGGAGGTGCTCGAGGCGCTCAACGCCCACCACATCCCCTGCGGCCCGGTCCTGTCCACCAAGGAGATCATCGAGGACGCCTCGCTCGCCGCCAACGAGATCGTCGTCGAGGTCGAGCACCCCGAGCGCGGAACGTACGTCACGGTCGGCAACCCCCTGAAACTCTCCGACTCCCCGGTCAAGGTGGAGCGGTCCCCGCTGCTCGGCGAGCACAACGAGGAGATCTACCTCCGCGAGCTCGGCCTCTCCCGCGACGAGCTGCCGCTGCTCAAGGCCCAGGGTGTGATCTGA
- a CDS encoding S9 family peptidase translates to MTKDARITSALANWAPRFTTNGVIVSDFQAVTGPLEHWGQWCAAWSGAAAGHERLGRDALAQGRTRSTGEHLARAALYYHFGKFLYFEDPDEARDAHRAAVRCLNDALPHLDPPGRRIEIPYQGATLVGVLRMPAGPGPHPAVLMIPGLDSAKEEFRTTERTFLDRGLATFSVDGPGQGEAEYDLPITAAWEDPGRALIDALAAQPGVDAGRIAVWGVSLGGYYAPRVAAGDDRVRACVALAGPYDFGAAWDLLPPLTRAAFRHRSHAPDESAAARAARALTLSGRTKSITCPLLVVTGKRDRLFPWQDARRLVEESSGPAELLALDEGNHGCANLPAHHRPYTADWLARSALLR, encoded by the coding sequence GTGACCAAGGACGCGCGCATCACCTCCGCCCTCGCCAACTGGGCCCCGCGCTTCACCACCAACGGCGTGATCGTCTCCGACTTCCAGGCGGTCACCGGCCCACTGGAGCACTGGGGGCAGTGGTGCGCCGCCTGGTCCGGAGCGGCGGCCGGGCACGAACGGCTCGGCCGCGACGCCCTCGCGCAGGGCCGTACCCGCTCAACCGGCGAACACCTCGCCAGGGCCGCCCTCTACTACCACTTCGGGAAGTTCCTGTACTTCGAGGACCCGGACGAGGCCCGCGATGCCCACCGCGCGGCGGTCCGGTGTCTGAACGACGCCCTGCCGCACCTCGACCCACCGGGACGCCGTATCGAGATCCCCTACCAGGGCGCCACGCTGGTGGGCGTACTCCGCATGCCCGCCGGTCCGGGCCCGCACCCCGCCGTACTGATGATCCCCGGACTCGACTCCGCCAAGGAGGAGTTCCGTACCACCGAACGCACCTTCCTCGACCGGGGGTTGGCCACCTTCTCCGTGGACGGCCCCGGCCAGGGCGAGGCCGAGTACGACCTGCCCATCACCGCGGCCTGGGAGGATCCCGGCCGCGCACTCATCGACGCCCTCGCCGCCCAGCCGGGCGTCGACGCCGGGCGGATCGCCGTCTGGGGGGTCAGCCTCGGCGGCTACTACGCCCCACGGGTGGCCGCAGGCGACGACCGGGTGCGCGCCTGCGTGGCGCTCGCCGGCCCCTACGACTTCGGAGCCGCCTGGGATCTCCTGCCACCCCTCACCCGCGCCGCCTTCCGTCACCGCTCCCACGCGCCGGACGAGTCCGCCGCGGCTCGGGCCGCTCGCGCCCTCACCCTGTCCGGCCGTACGAAGTCGATCACCTGCCCCCTCCTCGTCGTCACCGGCAAACGCGACCGCCTCTTCCCCTGGCAGGACGCCCGCCGCCTCGTCGAGGAGTCCTCAGGCCCCGCCGAACTCCTCGCGCTGGACGAGGGCAACCACGGCTGCGCGAACCTGCCCGCCCACCACCGCCCGTACACGGCGGACTGGCTCGCCCGGAGCGCGCTTCTCCGGTAG
- a CDS encoding ABC transporter ATP-binding protein, with protein MLTLDGVVAGYGGGDVLHGVFLECAPSTVTCVIGPNGAGKSTVLRVISGLLNPRTGEVRLDGSPLSGLSPRDILRHGVVQVPQSQALFPKMTIAENVLMGGYLIRKDRALLRARLAAVEELVPLVRERAGEPAGNLSGGQRRMVEIGRGLMLEPKVVMLDEPSLGLDPQSLAAVAALIERIHLAGATVLLVEQNVRIGLGLATHGVVMEGGRVRLTGRAAEIAAHPDIGQLYLGAPTTGGAGP; from the coding sequence GTGCTGACCCTCGACGGGGTGGTGGCGGGGTACGGGGGCGGCGACGTCCTGCACGGGGTGTTTCTGGAGTGCGCGCCGTCCACCGTGACCTGTGTCATCGGGCCCAACGGCGCCGGCAAGTCCACCGTCCTGCGGGTGATCTCGGGACTGCTGAACCCCCGTACCGGAGAGGTCCGGCTGGATGGCAGCCCCCTGTCGGGGCTCTCCCCGCGCGACATCCTGCGTCACGGCGTCGTACAAGTCCCGCAGTCCCAGGCGCTCTTCCCCAAGATGACCATTGCCGAGAACGTCCTGATGGGCGGCTACCTCATCCGCAAGGACCGTGCCCTGCTGCGCGCCCGGCTCGCCGCCGTGGAGGAACTCGTGCCCCTCGTACGCGAGCGGGCCGGGGAACCCGCCGGGAACCTCTCGGGCGGCCAGCGCCGCATGGTCGAGATCGGCCGGGGTCTGATGCTGGAGCCGAAGGTCGTGATGTTGGACGAGCCGTCCCTCGGCCTGGATCCCCAGAGCCTCGCGGCGGTCGCCGCACTGATCGAGCGCATCCACCTCGCGGGCGCCACCGTCCTGCTGGTCGAGCAGAACGTACGGATCGGGCTCGGCCTCGCCACCCACGGTGTCGTCATGGAAGGCGGCCGGGTCCGGCTCACCGGCAGGGCCGCCGAGATCGCCGCCCACCCCGACATCGGGCAGCTCTACCTGGGCGCCCCGACAACAGGAGGAGCAGGACCGTGA
- a CDS encoding ATP-binding cassette domain-containing protein has protein sequence MKTVLPLGGVKAVLTWAGAKTALPVVAVAAALAVYPVLGIGTEYHLTVAVLCLLLAVQAVSWNILSGYAGYISLGHSAFLGAGAYMGGIAAERLGINPLLSAPLGGVLAAGVAVALGAVVLRSRGAAFVIVTIALLLTLQVLATNLTRLTHGNQGLAMPLPPWSRETGNLPFYYLFLGLLILTVAFSAWVRTRKLGAGLLAIREDEGKAAAIGIPTTRYKVTAFASGAFFTGVAGGIYGYFLSYISPTTMFAVLASVMVVLAALIGGRGSLYGPVVGAFVVAIGSEAATVYGGGSSSRLLLFGGLLTGVVLFLPQGLLPGAAAWWRARHPRTVEYTDQEGALGRLPPVVASRVERPATGELLRISGVSKNFGGLVAVDGADLVVRRGTITGLIGPNGSGKTTLFNLVTGTLRADVGEITFEGRRIDRMPPWERCHLGLGRTFQTTRLFGGMSVLENVVAPLPDGRWRTAVRGGVTGAEAARARELLDFMGLGRFAEEPAGSLSYGQQKLVELAQILMLDTRLILLDEPAGGINPALVDHLKGIIRQLADQGVGFLLVEHNIPLVLDLCDPVVVFSQGRPIAEGPPGLIRDDPAVLEAYLGERKEPQDKSPEPEKEADQPC, from the coding sequence ATGAAGACCGTGCTACCGCTTGGCGGCGTGAAGGCCGTGCTCACGTGGGCCGGGGCGAAGACAGCGCTCCCGGTCGTGGCGGTTGCGGCGGCCCTGGCTGTCTATCCGGTGCTGGGGATCGGCACCGAGTACCACCTGACGGTCGCCGTGCTCTGTCTGCTGCTCGCGGTCCAGGCGGTGAGCTGGAACATCCTTTCCGGGTACGCCGGTTACATCTCGCTCGGCCACAGTGCCTTCCTCGGCGCGGGCGCCTACATGGGCGGCATCGCCGCCGAGCGCCTCGGCATCAACCCGCTGTTGTCCGCACCGCTCGGCGGGGTACTCGCGGCAGGCGTCGCGGTGGCGCTCGGCGCGGTCGTGCTGCGCTCGCGCGGCGCCGCCTTCGTCATCGTCACCATCGCGCTGCTGCTCACCCTCCAGGTCCTCGCGACCAACCTCACCCGACTGACGCACGGCAACCAGGGTTTGGCGATGCCGCTGCCGCCCTGGTCCCGCGAGACCGGCAACCTGCCCTTCTACTACCTCTTCCTGGGCCTGCTGATCCTCACCGTCGCCTTCAGTGCCTGGGTGCGGACCCGGAAACTCGGCGCCGGCCTGCTCGCCATCCGGGAGGACGAGGGCAAGGCCGCCGCCATCGGCATCCCCACCACCCGCTACAAGGTGACGGCCTTCGCGTCGGGCGCCTTCTTCACCGGAGTCGCGGGCGGAATCTACGGTTACTTCCTCTCCTACATCAGCCCCACCACCATGTTCGCCGTTCTGGCGAGCGTCATGGTGGTCCTCGCGGCCCTGATCGGCGGGCGCGGCAGCCTGTACGGGCCGGTGGTCGGCGCGTTCGTCGTCGCCATCGGCAGCGAGGCGGCCACCGTGTACGGCGGCGGGTCGAGCAGCAGGCTGCTGCTGTTCGGGGGGCTGCTCACGGGTGTGGTGCTGTTCCTGCCGCAGGGGCTGCTGCCGGGGGCGGCCGCCTGGTGGCGGGCACGGCATCCGCGAACGGTGGAGTACACCGACCAGGAAGGCGCGCTGGGGCGGCTGCCGCCCGTGGTGGCCTCGCGTGTGGAGCGGCCGGCGACCGGTGAACTCTTGCGGATCAGCGGGGTGTCGAAGAACTTCGGGGGACTGGTCGCGGTGGACGGCGCCGATCTCGTCGTACGGCGCGGCACCATCACCGGTCTGATCGGGCCCAACGGCTCGGGGAAGACCACCCTGTTCAACCTGGTCACCGGCACCCTGCGGGCCGACGTGGGGGAGATCACCTTCGAGGGGCGCCGGATCGACCGGATGCCTCCCTGGGAGCGCTGCCACCTCGGCCTGGGCCGTACCTTTCAGACCACCCGGCTGTTCGGTGGGATGAGCGTCCTGGAGAACGTCGTCGCACCGCTCCCCGACGGCCGCTGGCGTACGGCGGTACGAGGCGGAGTCACCGGCGCCGAGGCCGCGCGCGCCCGTGAACTCCTCGACTTCATGGGGCTTGGACGGTTCGCGGAGGAACCCGCGGGCTCACTGTCGTACGGGCAGCAGAAGCTGGTCGAACTCGCCCAGATCCTGATGCTCGACACCCGGCTGATCCTTCTCGACGAGCCCGCCGGGGGCATCAACCCGGCCCTGGTCGATCACTTGAAGGGCATCATCCGTCAACTCGCCGACCAGGGCGTCGGTTTCCTGCTCGTCGAGCACAACATCCCGCTCGTCCTGGACCTGTGCGACCCGGTGGTCGTCTTCTCGCAGGGCAGGCCGATCGCCGAGGGGCCGCCGGGGCTGATCCGCGACGATCCGGCGGTCCTGGAGGCGTACTTGGGGGAGCGGAAGGAGCCGCAGGACAAGTCACCGGAGCCGGAGAAGGAGGCGGATCAGCCGTGCTGA
- a CDS encoding branched-chain amino acid ABC transporter permease — MAEFVQTLALGLLIGGVYALMASGLTLVFGVMRVINVAQGAFLVLSAFVTWWVWRATGIDPIALAVLTTPLMFGFGWVFYRLVGARLRSAPPSMSVLLMFGVALLIEGLLNVTAGNRYRSATPGYFDESYTLGPISLPKAPLYGFLAALAVLAAFYAVLNRTWTGRAIRAWAQNPSGAALVGVSAVPTATLAFALGTASTGMGGSVLSVLVPFFPASHYEWIARILGIIVLGGLGSLPGALTGALILGLAEALTSVYVSPQWSILVFYGVIMAVLIVRPQGLFGARVREDVAA, encoded by the coding sequence GTGGCGGAGTTCGTCCAGACGCTGGCCCTGGGGCTGCTGATCGGCGGGGTGTACGCGCTGATGGCCTCGGGCCTCACCCTGGTCTTCGGCGTCATGCGCGTCATCAACGTCGCCCAGGGGGCCTTCCTCGTCCTGTCGGCCTTCGTGACCTGGTGGGTGTGGCGGGCGACCGGCATCGACCCGATCGCGCTGGCCGTCCTGACGACTCCGCTGATGTTCGGCTTCGGCTGGGTCTTCTACCGTCTGGTGGGGGCCCGGCTGCGGTCCGCGCCGCCGTCCATGTCGGTGCTGCTGATGTTCGGCGTGGCCCTTCTCATCGAGGGCCTGCTCAACGTGACCGCCGGCAACCGCTACCGGTCGGCCACCCCCGGGTACTTCGACGAGTCGTACACGCTGGGTCCCATCTCCCTGCCCAAGGCCCCGCTGTACGGATTCCTGGCCGCGCTCGCGGTTCTGGCCGCCTTCTACGCCGTCCTCAACCGGACCTGGACAGGGCGGGCGATCCGCGCCTGGGCGCAGAACCCGTCCGGCGCGGCCCTGGTGGGCGTGAGCGCCGTGCCCACCGCCACGCTCGCCTTCGCCCTGGGCACGGCCAGTACGGGCATGGGCGGCTCGGTGCTCTCCGTTCTGGTGCCGTTCTTCCCCGCCTCGCACTACGAGTGGATAGCCCGCATCCTCGGCATAATTGTCCTGGGCGGGCTCGGCAGCCTGCCGGGGGCGCTGACCGGCGCACTGATCCTCGGCCTCGCCGAGGCGCTGACCTCGGTGTACGTGTCCCCGCAGTGGTCGATCCTGGTGTTCTACGGCGTCATCATGGCGGTGCTGATCGTCCGTCCGCAGGGCCTGTTCGGCGCCCGGGTACGGGAGGACGTGGCTGCATGA
- a CDS encoding amino acid ABC transporter substrate-binding protein, with protein MGGTNGLSRREFTTIGLGLGLVLVGCSGEGSTGGSGKELVIGASLPLTGQFSQPGQEAERGYRIWREMVNADGGILGRQVQLKITDDASSQDTVVADYTRLITQDRVDFLLGTFSSLLNYPASAVAERQGMVFVEPAGGAENIFTRGFDRLFFAQPALSADQANTFVDWVKSLPEAERPASAAYTTQDDPFTRPVIERLQDLLEDLGIKTVYTSVYPAETTNMQPIAAAIAGRKPELLAHGAVFQDGVGLVRALKQQNFSPKALFQMSAPSNAGQYSKGVGEANTEGVFYSVSWHESAPTPLNKEFVAAYAKEYDNAVPAEDAADAFAAAQVLRAGIEGADGTDQDKVAQWLHGNEVETILGPLKWDKRGAPLGSFLLAQWQSGKVQIVSPEEAATAEKAIYPKPGWS; from the coding sequence ATGGGTGGAACGAACGGGCTTTCCCGGCGGGAGTTCACAACCATCGGACTGGGGCTGGGACTTGTCCTGGTCGGCTGCTCGGGCGAGGGCTCGACCGGGGGCAGCGGCAAGGAGCTAGTCATCGGTGCCTCGTTGCCGCTGACCGGGCAGTTCTCGCAGCCGGGCCAGGAGGCCGAGCGCGGCTACCGGATCTGGCGCGAGATGGTCAACGCCGACGGCGGAATCCTCGGCCGCCAGGTCCAGTTGAAGATCACCGACGACGCAAGCAGCCAGGACACGGTGGTCGCCGACTACACCCGGCTGATCACCCAGGACCGGGTGGACTTCCTGCTCGGCACCTTCTCCTCGCTGCTCAACTACCCGGCCTCCGCGGTCGCCGAGCGCCAGGGCATGGTCTTCGTCGAGCCCGCCGGCGGCGCGGAGAACATCTTCACGCGCGGCTTCGACAGGCTCTTCTTCGCCCAGCCCGCACTCTCCGCCGACCAGGCGAACACCTTCGTGGACTGGGTGAAGTCCCTGCCGGAGGCCGAACGTCCGGCCTCGGCCGCGTACACCACCCAGGACGACCCGTTCACCCGGCCGGTCATCGAGCGGCTGCAGGACCTTCTGGAGGACCTGGGTATCAAGACCGTGTACACCAGCGTCTATCCGGCCGAGACCACCAACATGCAGCCCATCGCCGCCGCCATAGCGGGCAGGAAGCCGGAACTCCTCGCGCACGGCGCGGTGTTCCAGGACGGCGTCGGACTCGTACGAGCCCTCAAGCAGCAGAACTTCTCGCCCAAGGCGCTCTTCCAGATGTCCGCGCCCAGCAACGCCGGGCAGTACAGCAAGGGCGTCGGCGAGGCCAACACCGAGGGAGTCTTCTACTCGGTCAGCTGGCACGAGAGCGCCCCGACCCCGCTCAACAAGGAGTTCGTGGCGGCGTACGCGAAGGAGTACGACAACGCCGTCCCGGCGGAGGACGCCGCCGATGCCTTCGCCGCCGCCCAGGTGCTACGGGCCGGTATCGAGGGGGCGGACGGCACCGACCAGGACAAGGTCGCGCAGTGGCTGCACGGCAACGAGGTCGAGACCATCCTCGGCCCGCTGAAGTGGGACAAGCGCGGCGCGCCGCTCGGCAGCTTCCTGCTCGCCCAGTGGCAGAGCGGCAAGGTGCAGATCGTCTCGCCCGAGGAGGCCGCCACCGCCGAGAAGGCCATCTACCCCAAGCCGGGCTGGAGTTGA
- a CDS encoding alpha-ketoacid dehydrogenase subunit beta: MAQLTYRDAVARGLAQEMRRDERVVLLGEDVAEAGGVFKTTPGLLEEFGPRRVRDTPISEQAILGAAMGAAMTGLRPIAEIMFSDFFGVGWDLLANQIAKTRYMAGGQLSLPLVVRAANGGGLRFGAQHSQDVANWVMAVPGLKVVVPSTPRDVVGLLAAAVRDPDPVVFLEAKGLYPVRGEVPDGEITDTLGSAVLRREGGDCVIVTLGLMAPRALAAAERLEREHGIAAAVLDLRSLVPLDVRAVLEQLERTGRLFTVEENPRLCGWGAEVVSICAEEGFTSLDGPLVRITTPHVPLPAADSLEDAALPSVDRITETVAKSMD, translated from the coding sequence ATGGCGCAACTGACCTACCGGGACGCGGTCGCGCGCGGCCTCGCGCAGGAGATGCGGCGCGACGAGCGGGTGGTCCTGCTCGGTGAGGACGTCGCGGAGGCGGGCGGGGTGTTCAAGACGACGCCCGGGCTGCTGGAGGAGTTCGGTCCGCGGCGGGTACGGGACACGCCGATCTCCGAACAGGCCATCCTGGGCGCGGCGATGGGCGCCGCGATGACCGGGCTGCGGCCCATCGCCGAGATCATGTTCAGCGACTTCTTCGGCGTCGGCTGGGATCTGCTCGCCAACCAGATCGCCAAGACCCGCTATATGGCGGGCGGCCAGCTGTCCCTGCCGCTGGTGGTGCGGGCCGCCAACGGCGGGGGGCTGCGCTTCGGGGCGCAGCACTCGCAGGACGTGGCGAACTGGGTGATGGCGGTGCCGGGCCTCAAGGTCGTCGTGCCGTCCACCCCGCGTGATGTGGTGGGCCTGCTGGCGGCCGCCGTACGCGACCCGGACCCGGTCGTCTTCCTTGAGGCCAAAGGGCTTTACCCGGTCCGGGGCGAGGTCCCGGACGGCGAGATCACCGACACGCTGGGGTCGGCCGTCCTGCGGCGCGAGGGTGGGGACTGCGTGATCGTCACCCTGGGGCTCATGGCGCCGCGCGCGCTGGCAGCCGCCGAGCGGCTGGAGCGCGAGCACGGCATCGCGGCCGCGGTGCTCGACCTGCGCAGCCTGGTCCCGCTGGACGTGCGCGCCGTACTGGAGCAACTGGAGCGGACCGGGCGGCTGTTCACCGTGGAGGAGAACCCCCGGCTGTGCGGCTGGGGAGCCGAGGTGGTGTCGATCTGCGCCGAGGAGGGTTTCACCAGCCTGGACGGGCCCTTGGTGCGGATCACCACCCCGCATGTCCCGCTGCCCGCCGCCGACTCGCTGGAGGACGCGGCGCTGCCGAGCGTGGACCGGATCACCGAGACCGTCGCCAAGAGCATGGACTAG
- a CDS encoding thiamine pyrophosphate-dependent dehydrogenase E1 component subunit alpha — protein sequence MDVRLELYRQMVRMRAMEKRAYDLFLRGLVKGTSHLSTGQEAVAAGFAAAMRPDDYTFATYRGHAHTLARGAPMAGILAELMGRGNGLMSGKGGSMHLTSTEHGMMGSYAIVGAHLPIAGGAAWSAQLRGSEQVAVCFFGDGTTNIGAFHEALNLAAVWQLPVLYVCENNQYMEYTPIRAVTAVERPAADRAAAYGLERVVVDGNDVDAVYETALGALGKAREGGGPSLIEADTYRHGGHSRADPGTYRPQREVEDWLARDPVPAYRTKLLAAGIAESKLAGIEDAAARETDEATKAAEDGPLPEPALVERDLWADGGAAWRN from the coding sequence ATGGACGTACGGCTCGAGCTGTACCGGCAGATGGTGCGGATGCGCGCCATGGAGAAGCGGGCGTACGACCTCTTCCTGCGCGGTCTTGTGAAGGGCACCAGCCACCTGTCGACCGGCCAGGAGGCCGTAGCCGCCGGATTCGCCGCCGCGATGCGCCCCGACGACTACACCTTCGCCACCTACCGCGGTCACGCCCACACTCTGGCGCGCGGCGCCCCCATGGCGGGGATCCTCGCCGAGCTGATGGGCCGCGGCAACGGCCTGATGTCCGGCAAGGGCGGCAGCATGCATCTGACCAGCACCGAGCACGGGATGATGGGCAGCTACGCGATCGTGGGCGCCCACCTGCCGATCGCGGGCGGCGCCGCCTGGTCGGCGCAACTGCGTGGCTCCGAGCAGGTCGCGGTCTGCTTCTTCGGCGACGGCACCACCAACATCGGGGCGTTCCATGAGGCGTTGAACCTGGCCGCCGTATGGCAGCTCCCGGTGCTGTACGTCTGCGAGAACAACCAGTACATGGAGTACACGCCGATCCGGGCGGTGACAGCGGTGGAGCGGCCCGCCGCCGACCGTGCGGCGGCGTACGGACTGGAGCGCGTCGTCGTCGACGGCAATGACGTCGACGCGGTCTACGAGACCGCGCTCGGCGCCCTGGGGAAGGCTCGCGAGGGCGGTGGGCCGAGCCTGATCGAGGCCGACACCTACCGGCACGGCGGGCACTCGCGGGCCGACCCGGGGACGTACCGCCCACAGCGGGAGGTCGAGGACTGGCTCGCCCGCGATCCCGTGCCGGCGTACCGCACCAAGCTGCTCGCTGCCGGGATCGCCGAGTCGAAACTCGCCGGGATCGAGGACGCGGCCGCCCGGGAGACCGATGAGGCCACGAAGGCGGCCGAGGACGGGCCGCTGCCCGAACCGGCCCTGGTGGAGCGGGACCTGTGGGCCGACGGAGGTGCGGCATGGCGCAACTGA
- a CDS encoding M24 family metallopeptidase, giving the protein MTTHAPGHSAVDFESRVDFDRLRAYRLERVRAALDASGLGALLLFDVNNIRYLTGTMIGEWSRDKMTRYALLTREGDPVLWDFGSAARHHQLYAPWLKPENCRAGMLGLRGAVRPEAGLFDRAVAEIRGLLNEAGVADAPIGLDIVEPPFQFALQQAGLRAADGQQVMLDGRQLKNPDEILLLTQSAAMVDGCYQAISEALKPGVRENDIVALANKYLYEQGSDDVEAINAVSGERCNPHPHNFTDRLIRPGDTCFFDIIQSYNGYRTCYYRTLNVGSSTAPQRAAYQRAREWIDAAIALVKPGVTTDAIARAWPRAQDFGFATEMDCFGLQFGHGLGLGLHERPIISRLNSLEHPEEIHEGMVFALETYCPATDGYSAARIEEEVLVTADGARVLTLFPAQELFVANRY; this is encoded by the coding sequence ATGACCACTCACGCGCCCGGCCACTCCGCCGTCGACTTCGAGTCCCGCGTCGACTTCGACCGGCTGCGCGCCTACCGCCTGGAGCGGGTGCGCGCGGCGCTCGACGCCAGCGGGCTCGGCGCGCTGCTCCTCTTCGACGTCAACAACATCCGCTATCTCACCGGCACCATGATCGGCGAGTGGTCGCGCGACAAGATGACCCGTTACGCACTGCTCACCCGCGAAGGCGACCCGGTCCTCTGGGACTTCGGCTCGGCGGCCCGCCACCACCAGTTGTACGCGCCCTGGCTGAAGCCGGAGAACTGCCGGGCCGGAATGCTGGGCCTGCGCGGTGCCGTACGGCCCGAGGCGGGCCTCTTCGACCGGGCCGTCGCCGAGATACGCGGCCTGCTGAACGAGGCCGGGGTCGCCGACGCGCCCATCGGCCTGGACATCGTCGAGCCGCCGTTCCAATTCGCCCTCCAGCAGGCCGGGTTGCGCGCCGCCGACGGCCAGCAGGTGATGCTGGACGGCCGGCAGCTGAAGAACCCGGACGAGATCCTGCTGCTCACCCAGTCCGCCGCCATGGTCGACGGCTGCTACCAGGCCATCTCCGAGGCCCTCAAACCCGGAGTACGCGAGAACGACATCGTCGCCCTCGCCAACAAGTACCTCTACGAGCAGGGCTCCGACGACGTCGAAGCGATCAACGCGGTTTCCGGGGAGCGCTGCAATCCGCATCCGCACAACTTCACCGACCGGCTGATCCGCCCGGGCGACACCTGCTTCTTCGACATCATCCAGTCCTACAACGGCTACCGCACCTGCTACTACCGCACCTTGAACGTCGGTTCATCGACGGCCCCGCAGCGCGCCGCCTACCAGCGCGCCCGCGAGTGGATCGACGCGGCGATCGCACTCGTCAAGCCGGGCGTGACCACCGACGCCATCGCCCGCGCCTGGCCCCGGGCCCAGGACTTCGGCTTCGCCACCGAAATGGACTGCTTCGGGCTGCAGTTCGGCCACGGCCTCGGGCTCGGACTCCACGAACGCCCGATCATCAGCCGACTGAACTCCCTGGAGCACCCGGAGGAGATCCACGAAGGCATGGTCTTCGCCCTGGAGACCTACTGCCCGGCCACCGACGGCTATTCGGCGGCCCGAATCGAGGAAGAGGTCCTGGTCACCGCCGACGGCGCCCGGGTGCTCACCCTCTTCCCCGCCCAGGAACTCTTCGTCGCCAACCGCTACTGA